The following coding sequences are from one Sphaeramia orbicularis chromosome 11, fSphaOr1.1, whole genome shotgun sequence window:
- the LOC115428883 gene encoding hepatic lectin-like — MPDTDVLYADVKFKKTGRKVTDASSPSHDTTYSQVSIVKTQPPTEQSGSQQQPNGRSKVTPERVALVVLSVLLIATIAALIFISVRQSFKPHSSVKNTRAPCPDKPSPVCDEAWERHGEKQYYFSTFKSSWNISRRFCKELGADLVKIDSEEEQRFLLNKVKDIMTKDEDKFWIGLTDSKTEGTWVWLDGSPLDKSLQFWWNDHTPKEPDNWPGEDPDGEDCVRMGEKGSKEVTNLNRWLDKSCKVAQRSICEKPVKRHQQIKAGVSPAAWTQNTVKSL; from the exons ATGCCGGACACTGACGTTCTGTACGCTGATGTCAAGTTCAAGAAGACAGGAAGAAAAGTCACTG ATGCTTCTTCACCATCGCATGACACCACTTATTCTCAGGTCAGCATTGTGAAAACTCAGCCTCCCACAGAACAGTCTG GTTCCCAACAACAACCAAatggaaggtcaaaggtcactccaGAGCGGGTGGCCTTGGTGGTTCTCAGTGTCCTCCTGATCGCTACCATCGCCGCTCTCATTTTCATCT CTGTAAGACAAAGTTTCAAACCACACTCAAGCGTTAAAAACACAAGAGCTCCATGCCCAG ACAAACCAAGTCCAGTTTGTGATGAAGCATGGGAACGTCATGGGGAGAAGCAGTATTATTTCAGTACTTTCAAATCATCCTGGAACATCAGTAGAAGGTTCTGCAAAGAGCTCGGTGCAGACCTGGTGAAGATCGACAGTGAGGAGGAGCAG CGTTTTCTGTTGAATAAAGTGAAAGACATCATGACTAAGGATGAGGATAAATTCTGGATCGGACTGACAGACTCAAAGACAGAAGGGACATGGGTGTGGTTAGACGGCTCACCACTGGATAAGAG TTTACAGTTTTGGTGGAATGATCATACACCTAAAGAGCCGGACAACTGGCCAGGCGAAGATCCAGATggagaagactgtgtgaggatgGGGGAGAAAGGATCGAAGGAAGTCACTAATTTAAATCGTTGGCTTGATAAATCCTGCAAAGTGGCTCAGAGAAGCATCTGTGAAAAACCAGTAAAAAGACATCAGCAAATTAAAGCAGGCGTCAGTCCTGCAGCGTGGACACAGAACACAGTGAAGTCATTATag